A DNA window from Dunckerocampus dactyliophorus isolate RoL2022-P2 chromosome 17, RoL_Ddac_1.1, whole genome shotgun sequence contains the following coding sequences:
- the LOC129169721 gene encoding chondroitin sulfate proteoglycan 4-like isoform X2 — protein sequence MWTFLAELLILLLICRRQVYAVSFYGDSSIQLQTGEASFQTSVRVQFRTSSQQGLLFLAVGPRDFLLLELTSGRPQVRVDLGSGEQSLRSERDTNLTDLAWHSVEVALKHHHVSMTVDRNSHTRIRIPGPDLELSVDTLFVGGASGLNHPHLLNISTGFRGCLDEAIYNELNLLASLKSYSGYNSNHEVSLGCSELFSATEYDSIHFFSSKAFISLPPWETQHKGVFECELQPSGRKEDGIVLYSSGIQGGVVLEIRGGHLVATVGTAEGSKIEVRSHTHLYSNLTWYPIQLHLLPHTVQLKVGEELLQARLGLQNIQLKGPLFLGGLNEPVRGEAKQSELMSSKTRGQLSDSGGSFRGCLREIKVNAQRTGLPQAVVSKDITLDCKTGPPSETMSPTSSTYIPEFDIRNDSNFLLLRSLAVEEGSRAPLEPKHIKVNVDLPKLGLHPSEFMFRIEEQPVHGHLQLDPSPGPKVGMTPTAAEETDLAFSMLDLWQGRVTYVHSGSESQHDYFMFSIYSSYKKELPALFTEHRLYRFNVSISPVNDAPVLSLPQGNVFTLLQKSQRQLTTDVLRASDPDSSPADLVFSSMGNLDNEAGHLEHRDQPGRPTKVFSLYDLEEGKISFVHTGVSTTRLALRVSDGQMVSNPVILRILAVELEHKLVNNSGVEVNQGGASVITTNHLAVQVNVVDQPVDIHYDVTELPQYGELQRLHSSGEWKPTTFFSQRLLEKGRIRYLSTCHVSPTQNVIDQFKCQVSVGSLATETELVFPIVVRWIHYKVTRSKMEVNGVLKVVVTPEDLHVITKTVKLNDSDIHFRLLTEPKKGHLFLIDKVLKINSTFSQKNITDGLVTYELLTRLPVDTRDICSFQAFSTHASSTSHDFRINIRTESTDFTVLNKGLSVVEGGTKVITKSILFTHIASNCEIHYSITVQPQHGQIRRINLSNSTSINDNIVIFTNQDIIEERVMYVHDDSETKHDSFTFQIVVYKPTKPSGRKEDRNPLEHTVNISIQLINDERPVRVVDKVFHVARDGQRLVTLNDLCYRDNDSDFEDDWLVYTRRGIPMGELVLASAPDHKLYEFTQRDLKQKKVLFVHSGVSFGRFVLFVSDGKHYVSTLMEVKAQDPYIEVKNNTGLMVQRGGLTTLTSYNLSVLSNLDIRDPQQLMYEVFLPPKHGVLFMNDGESAAEAGAVLLFTQEDLVAERLGYRHDGSHGLSDGFNVTARARERSGEGRPDDWRREVYLDIGFQIKIYLESHQRPPTVINNRPVVVAEGHNVSLNKDHLEVVHIDSKPSEIVFTIQRPPDLGLIEMFSSEKKLRTKNGGQQHLIQHSQKLRWKPTTSFTQEDINKGLVIYYQQTSGRTNDSALLEATNGVTKVGPIKLEIDIIPTLLPLQVSDLTLDEGSSLPLTPDIITVNSHHFSGMNFLYQIVVPPRQGHLEHSRIPGIPITAFTHTEVEREYISYIHDGSDTVRDNFTIIANQTENQKYSLPRTVHINVTPVNDETPVVTTNRGLKIWVGSVTEISVDDLSADDSDTPPDGLEFIVTPPSNGYLALKSAPSRPILNFTQSHIESGQLLFAHYGAVSGGFHFQVNDGVNYAPRQIFSLTAHSLVLTLQRNHPLEVYPGSVRPISEQELQVVTNDPSDMARNDTVVFTVTVPPKFGRLVRHMPDNSTQDISTFTQGMNKPESVGWLAADTFSFTVSSPPAFLPPNNFTILISYQANKHHHDHQHDSRLLNNAGAVLAEGGRVTIDRSKLDASNLLGKVPKPFQKDHHVVYRVTALPRHGVLSIQGRNLTRDQADFSQIALNKFGISYIHDDSETTSDSFTFRAWVAPLDASSSSSPFYSASSSLSSFDLVSHRHVKEHLAVIETFNITVTPVNDQPPLIRSRSPSMKVVVGEKVVLGPDNLQVEDHDTPPEELHYLVISKPNNGYLTLGERPEPVTSFTQYDVNHGRLHFIQQGEPSTGVFYFNVTDGYHRPLYKLFSLEVIKPSVSIVNNTGLSLVQGRTAVILTTNQLAAQTNGRSQANITYTVTAHPRHGRIAINDQEVMTFFHEDLQYGRVVYHMTDLSESEDSFQISVSASAPGVEYGNVTSQTVKVIVRPLIYLREPVRVPSGIAVKLGKAMMDASELARISRADPLFEVLSPPKHGKLVKMTYDPIRASEVLKSFTFRDVVQGRVAIEETLSDSDNQLQSNESALTTARGHAPATPLNDSFVFMLKAGNVQPAKGELHFTILPHHQMRHGPTGVNKADGANSEHKTTTRLPTRSKTTAGAVKGGGRKGVATSGKVELGMHPHIITLRNHNKTHHKVRPHTRIANHTRGGNHGGRSGGAPKPRPPSEPEHGPALPPDAHPVHVEVLPRPASDPLLIILPLLACLLLIVILVVLILVFRHRKEKQARMRLLQELGAVQLPAEGSPYLGRPERSVAMPSVVVTPLGPASCAASPRAPEGPRRRSLAPGMTFWGPFEAEATSSDDNIRGCERVIGRNSLPAISIECKSSRRSKSPTLKDNQYWV from the exons ATGTGGACTTTCTTGGCTGAGTTGCTGATTCTCCTGCTGATTTGCAGAAGACAAGTTTATGCAG TGTCATTCTATGGCGATAGCTCCATCCAGCTGCAGACAGGAGAGGCATCCTTTCAAACGTCGGTCCGTGTGCAGTTCAGAACTTCCAGCCAACAAGGCCTTTTATTTCTGGCAGTGGGGCCCAGAGACTTCTTGCTGTTGGAGCTGACCTCGGGGCGCCCACAG GTTCGCGTGGACCTCGGCTCAGGTGAGCAGTCGCTGCGCTCAGAAAGGGACACCAACCTCACCGACTTGGCATGGCACTCTGTAGAGGTCGCTCTCAAGCATCATCACGTCTCCATGACTGTGGACCGAAACTCTCACACCAGGATTCGCATACCAGGACCTGATCTGGAGCTCAGTGTAGATACACTTTTTGTTGGTGGGGCATCAGGACTTAATCATCCGCACCTTCTCAACATCTCTACCGGGTTTAGAGGTTGCTTAGATGAAGctatttacaatgaactcaacCTGCTTGCCAGCCTGAAGTCTTATTCTGGCTACAACAGCAACCATGAGGTGTCTTTGGGGTGTAGTGAGCTGTTTTCAGCAACAGAATATGATTCGATCCATTTTTTCAGCTCTAAAGCGTTCATCTCTCTTCCACCATGGGAGACGCAGCACAAAGGGGTGTTTGAATGTGAACTGCAACCCTCTGGGAGAAAAGAAGATGGTATAGTCCTGTACAGTTCCGGTATTCAGGGAGGTGTAGTGCTAGAAATAAGAGGTGGTCACCTGGTGGCAACAGTTGGAACTGCGGAGGGGAGTAAGATTGAGGTGCGTTCCCATACACACCTCTACAGCAACCTAACATGGTATCCCATCCAGTTGCATCTACTACCCCATACTGTCCAGCTGAAGGTAGGTGAAGAGTTGCTACAGGCCCGTCTAGGGTTGCAGAACATCCAGCTCAAAGGACCACTCTTTCTGGGGGGGTTAAATGAACCAGTACGGGGAGAAGCAAAGCAATCAGAACTGATGTCTTCCAAGACTCGGGGGCAACTCAGTGACAGTGGAGGCTCCTTCAGAGGCTGCCTCagagaaataaaagtaaatgcTCAAAGAACTGGCCTCCCTCAGGCTGTTGTCTCCAAGGACATCACCCTGGACTGCAAGACGGGCCCGCCCTCCGAGACGATGTCTCCCACCAGCTCTACATATATTCCTGAATTTGACATTAGAAATGACTCCAACTTCCTGTTGTTGAGAAGCCTTGCGGTAGAAGAAGGAAGTCGGGCACCACTGGAGCCCAAACACATTAAG GTGAATGTTGATCTACCAAAGTTGGGCTTGCATCCATCTGAGTTCATGTTCCGCATTGAGGAGCAGCCAGTCCATGGCCACCTGCAGCTTGACCCAAGCCCTGGCCCTAAAGTGGGGATGACCCCAACTGCAGCAGAGGAGACGGACCTGGCTTTTAGCATGCTTGACCTCTGGCAGGGTCGGGTGACGTATGTTCACAGCGGCTCAGAGAGCCAGCATGACTATTTTATGTTCTCCATCTACTCCAGCTATAAGAAAGAACTTCCTGCATTATTTACGGAGCACCGTTTGTACCGCTTTAATGTCAGCATCAGTCCTGTTAATGACGCACCTGTGCTCAGCCTGCCACAGGGAAATGTTTTTACTCTACTTCAAAAGTCCCAACGACAG CTGACAACAGATGTGTTGAGAGCGTCAGACCCTGATAGCAGTCCTGCTGACTTGGTATTCAGTTCTATGGGAAACCTGGACAATGAGGCCGGACACCTCGAACACAGGGATCAACCCGGCAG GCCCACCAAAGTTTTCTCCTTGTATGATCTGGAGGAAGGGAAGATCAGCTTTGTGCACACTGGAGTTTCCACCACGAGGCTGGCACTCAGAGTCAGCGATGGGCAAATG gTCAGCAACCCGGTCATTTTGAGGATTCTGGCAGTTGAGCTTGAGCACAAACTTGTGAACAACTCCGGGGTGGAGGTGAACCAGGGCGGAGCGTCAGTTATCACCACCAATCATCTTGCAGTACAAGTTAATGTGGTTGATCAGCCAGTGGATATTCACTATGATGTCACAGAGCTGCCGCAGTACGGTGAACTCCAACGTTTACACTCAAGTGGTGAATGGAAACCCACAACTTTCTTTTCTCAAAGACTTCTTGAAAAAGGACGGATCAGATACCTGAGCACTTGCCATGTCAGTCCAACTCAGAATGTCATTGACCAGTTCAAATGCCAAGTCAGCGTTGGCTCTCTTGCAACAGAGACAGAACTTGTTTTTCCCATTGTGGTACGATGGATCCATTATAAGGTCACAAGAAGCAAGATGGAGGTCAATGGTGTTCTGAAAGTAGTTGTCACTCCGGAAGACCTCCATGTCATCACTAAGACTGTCAAACTCAATGACAGCGACATCCACTTCAGACTTCTAACAGAACCCAAAAAAGGTcatcttttcctcattgacaaagttctaaaaataaattcaaccttCAGCCAGAAGAATATCACAGATGGTTTGGTGACATACGAGCTGCTGACCAGACTGCCCGTTGACACCAGGGACATTTGCAGCTTCCAGGCCTTTTCCACACACGCCAGCTCAACGAGTCATGACTTCAGAATAAACATCAGAACCGAGTCGACCGACTTCACCGTCTTAAACAAAGGCCTTTCAGTTGTGGAAGGAGGGACAAAAGTCATCACAAAAAGCATCCTATTCACTCACATAGCGAGCAACTGCGAGATCCACTACAGCATCACGGTGCAACCACAGCACGGTCAGATACGGAGAATCAACCTCTCAAACTCGACCTCCATCAATGACAACATTGTGATCTTCACCAATCAGGATATCATTGAGGAAAGGGTGATGTATGTTCATGATGACAGCGAGACAAAGCATGATTCTTTTACCTTTCAAATTGTGGTTTACAAACCAACCAAACCCAGCGGCAGGAAGGAGGACAGAAACCCGCTCGAACACACCGTAAACATTTCGATCCAACTCATCAACGATGAGCGACCAGTCAGGGTTGTTGACAAAGTATTCCATGTGGCCAGAGATGGGCAGAGGTTGGTGACTTTGAATGACCTTTGCTACAGAGACAACGACTCAGACTTTGAGGACGACTGGTTGGTTTACACTCGAAGGGGGATTCCGATGGGGGAGCTGGTCCTGGCCAGTGCGCCCGATCACAAACTGTACGAGTTCACACAGCGAGATCTCAAACAG AAAAAGGTGCTGTTTGTACACAGCGGAGTCAGTTTTGGTCGTTTTGTGCTTTTTGTATCAGATGGGAAGCATTATGTTTCTACCTTGATGGAG GTTAAGGCACAGGATCCTTACATTGAAGTGAAAAACAACACAGGCCTCATGGTCCAGCGAGGTGGGTTAACGACTCTAACCTCATACAACCTCAGTGTCCTCAGCAACCTGGACATCAGAGATCCACAGCAACTTATGTATGAGGTCTTCCTTCCGCCGAAACATGGTGTCCTATTCATGAACGATGGTGAatctgcagcagaagcaggCGCTGTTTTGTTATTCACCCAGGAAGATCTGGTTGCTGAGCGCCTGGGCTATCGCCACGACGGCAGTCACGGATTGTCAGATGGGTTTAATGTCACAGCGAGAGCAAGGGAGAGAAGCGGAGAGGGGCGGCCAGATGACTGGAGGAGGGAAGTGTATTTAGACATTGGCTTTCAAATAAAAATCTACCTAGAGAGTCATCAGAGACCACCAACAGTCATCAATAATCGTCCAGTGGTCGTCGCGGAAGGGCACAATGTCTCCTTAAACAAGGACCACTTAGAG GTGGTCCATATAGACAGCAAGCCTTCAGAGATAGTCTTCACCATCCAAAGACCACCAGATCTGGGCTTgattgagatgttttcctctgagAAGAAGTTGCGAACAAAAAATGGAGGACAGCAGCATCTCATCCAG CATTCACAGAAGCTGAGATGGAAGCCGACAACCTCATTCACTCAGGAGGACATCAACAAGGGTTTGGTCATCTACTACCAGCAGACATCAGGAAGAACCAATGATTCCGCTCTGTTGGAGGCCACCAATGGGGTCACCAAGGTTGGACCCATTAAACTGGAGATTGATATCATTCCCACGTTGCTGCCTCTAcag GTCTCTGACTTGACCTTGGATGAGGGGTCGTCCCTGCCGCTGACGCCTGACATAATCACAGTTAATAGTCATCACTTCTCAGGGATGAATTTCCTGTATCAGATTGTTGTTCCACCACGACAGGGTCACCTGGAGCACAGTCGGATCCCAGGGATTCCCATCACTGCTTTCACGCACACTGAG GTGGAGCGTGAATACATTTCCTATATTCATGACGGAAGTGACACAGTGAGAGACAACTTCACCATCATCGCTAATCAGACAGAGAACCAGAAGTACAGTCTGCCACGTACCGTGCACATCAATGTCACGCCCGTTAATGATGAGACTCCTGTTGTTACGACCAACAGGGGTCTGAAG ATTTGGGTGGGTTCGGTGACAGAAATCTCAGTGGACGATCTCAGCGCTGACGATTCCGACACTCCACCTGACGGGCTTGAGTTCATCGTCACACCGCCCAGTAACGGCTACCTGGCTCTGAAGAGTGCCCCCTCCAGACCCATCCTGAACTTCACCCAGAGTCACATTGAAAGTGGACAGCTGCTGTTTGCACACTACG GTGCTGTGTCTGGTGGCTTCCACTTTCAGGTGAATGATGGCGTGAACTATGCCCCTCGCCAGATCTTCAGCCTGACAGCTCATTCTTTGGTTCTTACACTACAGAGAAACCATCCATTGGAGGTGTACCCAG GCTCTGTGAGACCAATATCTGAGCAGGAGCTTCAGGTGGTAACCAACGACCCCTCTGACATGGCAAGAAATGACACTGTTGTGTTTACAGTGACCGTTCCTCCAAAATTTGGCCGCTTGGTCCGTCATATGCCAGACAACTCTACTCAGGATATTTCTACGTTCACACAGGGCATG AACAAGCCAGAGTCAGTGGGATGGTTGGCTGCAGACACGTTTTCTTTCACCGTGTCATCTCCTCCTGCCTTCCTCCCACCAAACAACTTCACCATCTTGATCTCCTATCAGGCAAACAAACATCATCACGATCATCAACATGACAGCAGACTTCTCAACAATGCAG GCGCTGTGCTGGCAGAAGGCGGCAGGGTTACAATTGACCGATCTAAACTTGATGCCTCCAATCTCCTTGGGAAAGTGCCCAAGCCCTTTCAGAAAGACCATCATGTTGTTTACCGTGTGACTGCTCTGCCGCGCCATGGCGTTCTGTCTATCCAAGGACGCAACCTCACCAG ggACCAAGCAGATTTTTCACAGATTGCGTTGAACAAGTTTGGCATTAGTTACATCCACGATGACTCTGAGACCACGAGTGACAGCTTCACTTTCCGGGCCTGGGTGGCTCCTTTGGATGCCTCCTCCTCGTCATCGCCGTTCTATTCAGCTTCCTCCTCCCTTTCCTCATTTGACTTGGTGTCTCATCGCCACGTCAAGGAACACCTGGCTGTGATAGAGACATTTAACATTACGGTGACTCCGGTCAACGACCAGCCGCCACTGATTAGGAGTAGATCCCCGAGTATGAAGGTTGTTGTTGGAGAGAAAGTAGTTCTTGGACCAGACAATCTGCAG GTTGAAGATCATGACACCCCTCCAGAGGAGCTGCATTACCTTGTCATCAGTAAGCCCAACAACGGTTATCTGACGCTAGGTGAAAGGCCAGAACCAGTGACGTCTTTCACACAGTATGACGTCAACCACGGCCGGCTGCATTTTATACAGCAG GGCGAGCCTTCAACAGGAGTTTTCTACTTTAATGTAACAGATGGTTATCATCGGCCGCTCTACAAACTGTTCAGTTTAGAGGTGATTAAGCCCTCTGTGTCCATCGTGAACAACACCGGCCTGTCATTGGTTCAAGGCAGGACCGCAGTAATCCTGACAACCAACCAGCTCGCAGCTCAAACAAACGGTCGAAGTCAGGCCAACATCACCTACACGGTCACCGCGCACCCCCGTCATGGACGCATTGCCATAAACGACCAAGAGGTCATGACCTTCTTCCATGAGGATCTCCAATATGGCCGTGTTGTCTATCACATGACTGATCTCAGCGAATCAGAGGACAGCTTTCAAATCTCAGTCTCAGCCTCGGCACCGGGTGTCGAGTATGGAAACGTCACCTCGCAGACAGTGAAGGTCATAGTGCGACCTCTCATCTACCTGCGGGAACCAGTGAGAGTCCCCAGCGGCATCGCGGTGAAACTGGGGAAAGCTATGATGGACGCCTCCGAGCTGGCACGAATCAGCAGAGCCGACCCGCTCTTTGAGGTTCTGTCTCCACCAAAACACGGCAAACTAGTCAAG ATGACCTACGATCCCATCCGAGCATCAGAGGTCCTGAAGTCGTTCACATTTCGTGACGTGGTGCAAGGACGCGTAGCCATCGAGGAGACTCTGAGTGACAGCGACAATCAACTCCAAAGCAACGAATCGGCGCTCACAACGGCCCGAGGCCACGCCCCTGCCACGCCTCTCAACGATTCTTTTGTCTTCATGCTGAAGGCTGGAAATGTCCAACCAGCAAAAGGTGAGCTTCACTTCACCATCTTACCTCACCACCAGATGCGCCACGGTCCCACTGGTGTGAATAAAGCGGACGGAGCGAATAGCGAGCACAAGACCACCACCCGCCTGCCGACACGCAGCAAGACCACCGCAGGAGCGGTGAAAGGAGGGGGGCGAAAGGGAGTCGCAACATCCGGCAAGGTAGAATTGGGGATGCACCCTCACATCATAACACTGAGGAACCACAATAAGACGCATCATAAAGTGAGGCCTCACACCCGCATAGCAAACCACACACGCGGTGGGAATCATGGCGGCCGGTCAGGAGGCGCCCCGAAGCCTCGCCCCCCATCCGAGCCAGAACATGGCCCAGCTCTGCCTCCTGACGCCCATCCGGTTCACGTGGAGGTCCTCCCTCGGCCTGCCTCGGACCCTCTGCTCATCATCCTGCCTCTGCTGGCCTGCCTGCTCCTCATCGTGATCCTGGTGGTGTTGATCCTGGTGTTCCGACACCGCAAGGAGAAGCAGGCAAGAATGCGTCTCCTGCAGGAGCTCGGCGCCGTGCAGTTACCCGCCGAGGGCAGTCCATACTTGGGCCGGCCGGAGCGAAGCGTGGCTATGCCCTCTGTGGTGGTCACCCCGCTTGGCCCCGCCAGCTGTGCCGCCTCTCCCAGGGCACCTGAAGGCCCAAGGAGGCGGAGTCTGGCCCCCGGAATGACCTTCTGGGGGCCATTTGAAGCTGAGGCAACAAGTAGTGATGACAATATTAGAGGTTGTGAAAGAGTTATTGGTAGAAATTCATTACCAGCCATCTCTATAGAATGTAAGTCCTCTCGCAGATCCAAGTCCCCAACGCTGAAAGACAACCAGTATTGGGTTTGA